A genomic region of Oceanivirga salmonicida contains the following coding sequences:
- a CDS encoding GntR family transcriptional regulator, protein MKKLDIVAYEYIKEKILNNEYKAKQIISEKDLAKDLNISKTPVKIALENLKKENFVIINPRKSVCIKEVDLKLIKDVFQIRSIIEPLLVELTISYLPEGELKLHLINFRSKFEKMSKKTTVKTEDFDKLYDSYRYFFAKNCGNLFLSQKMELVYDHLHRIRKILHGTKYRRLEAVEEHIEIINKILNKNDIKIIKDLCSKHIEAAQISFFKNINMINL, encoded by the coding sequence ATGAAAAAATTAGATATTGTAGCATACGAATATATAAAAGAAAAAATTTTAAATAATGAATATAAGGCAAAACAAATCATATCAGAAAAAGATTTAGCTAAAGACTTAAACATAAGTAAAACTCCTGTTAAAATAGCCCTAGAAAATTTAAAAAAAGAAAATTTTGTTATAATCAATCCTAGAAAATCAGTTTGCATCAAAGAAGTTGATTTAAAACTCATTAAAGATGTATTTCAAATTCGTTCTATAATAGAACCTTTATTGGTAGAATTAACTATATCTTATCTACCAGAAGGTGAACTAAAATTACATTTAATAAATTTTAGGTCAAAATTTGAAAAAATGTCAAAAAAAACAACTGTAAAAACGGAAGATTTTGATAAACTTTATGATTCATATAGATATTTTTTCGCAAAAAATTGTGGAAATTTATTTTTATCTCAAAAAATGGAATTAGTCTATGATCATCTACATAGGATAAGAAAAATTTTACATGGAACAAAATATAGAAGATTAGAAGCAGTCGAAGAACATATAGAAATTATAAATAAAATATTAAATAAAAATGATATAAAAATAATTAAAGATCTATGCTCCAAACATATAGAGGCAGCTCAAATATCATTTTTCAAAAATATAAATATGATAAATTTATAA